The genomic interval AGTAGCCATAGGCACAATAACTCATAGAAGTTCAAACTCGCACTCAGACGACTCTGTCAAGCTTTAACCAATTCAATCATCCTCAACATGTAACTTTCAAATGttcaatatatataagctCGCAATGGCAAGCCCTTGCAAAGATAGAGAGAGATGACTCCATTATCAAAGAAAACTATGCAACATTTCACCCATAGCCATCCATTAACAGAAGTTTACGCCGACACAGAGTTCCTCTGCGATGGTTGCAGGACTCTAGGTATTGGCACAAGGTATCGATGTGAATCCTGCCATTTTGATCTCCATGATCACTGTGCCACCTGCCCTTCGGAGCTCTCTTCTTTTATGCACGAACATGATCTCAAACTCGTCGTTTTCAGGCCACAGGCTGCGTGCCAGAACGGGCGTTTCTGTGACTTGTGCGGCGACCCTATCGAAGGGATTTTCTATCACTGCAAGCTATGCGAATTCGATGTGCACCCTCTTTGTACCCAATTGCCTGAATATGTACGGCAcgtgatgcataaggatcatCCTTTGAGGCTGCAACGATCTGTGCCTGGTTGGTGCATGGTCTGCAAAGACACATGCCCGTCTTGGCATTATAGATGTGGGCTTTGCTGTTTTGATATTCACTTTGAGTGTGTCTTAGCACCTTGTGAGGTGGCGGAGACGTCAACGCCAACGCCTCCATCTTTGAAAAGACCAGTTCCACCACCACCATCACCATCAGCTTCGCCTTCTTTTGATGCTTGTTATGCTTATGGCTCTGGGGCCATACCACCACCTCCTTATTTTGCTTATGGTTACGGAGTCCCTCTTGCACCCCCGTATTTTGGTCCTCATCCTCATGGCTATGGAATCCCCTCTAGCTCGGGCGGGTATAACGTCAATAGCCATCCGCATGGTAACAGTCAAGGTCACGGTGTCTATGGGGCCATACCACCACCTCCTTATTTTGAGTATGGTTACGGAGTCCCTCTTGCACCACCGTATTTTGGTCCTCATCCTCATGGCTATGGAATCCCTCCTAGCTCGGGCAGGTATAACGTCAATAGCCATCCGCATAGTGACAGTCAAGGTCACGGAGGTTGGGGAAAATTTCGATAGAGAATGTACGCAATTGCTGGGAACCTAACTCTCGGAGTACTTAGTAACGTGGTGTTTGGAACCTGCGTTTCAAGCTAATAAGAGCATTGGAGTTTCAGTTGCATctaatttttctctttgtttgaAGGCCAAAACATTGCAATTTCAAGCTATTAgaaaaaatgtataaatttCTGGAGGTATCAGGAATTGGTTCTTTGTACTTCTGgattatttctttcttttcttttgatcaTTTTAAAGTTAGAATTTGAGACAAAGAAATAATAGAAGCATGACAGAGTTGGGACTTCTCCAATTTTCTGCAactaattttcatcaaattctcGAAGCTAAAAGTCTGTGGAAAACGACTGTTGGAATATTGGGAACATGACCAGGCCATTATAATATTTC from Theobroma cacao cultivar B97-61/B2 chromosome 5, Criollo_cocoa_genome_V2, whole genome shotgun sequence carries:
- the LOC18597688 gene encoding uncharacterized protein LOC18597688 — encoded protein: MTPLSKKTMQHFTHSHPLTEVYADTEFLCDGCRTLGIGTRYRCESCHFDLHDHCATCPSELSSFMHEHDLKLVVFRPQAACQNGRFCDLCGDPIEGIFYHCKLCEFDVHPLCTQLPEYVRHVMHKDHPLRLQRSVPGWCMVCKDTCPSWHYRCGLCCFDIHFECVLAPCEVAETSTPTPPSLKRPVPPPPSPSASPSFDACYAYGSGAIPPPPYFAYGYGVPLAPPYFGPHPHGYGIPSSSGGYNVNSHPHGNSQGHGVYGAIPPPPYFEYGYGVPLAPPYFGPHPHGYGIPPSSGRYNVNSHPHSDSQGHGGWGKFR